A single window of Pyrus communis chromosome 10, drPyrComm1.1, whole genome shotgun sequence DNA harbors:
- the LOC137748431 gene encoding anthocyanidin 3-O-glucosyltransferase 5-like — MSSKQHAAILCSPGMGHLIPVLELGKRLVTHQNFAVTIFIFPSSEAELKAAASTKICDIVQLPPPDTSKPTNAVVMMRELRHVFQSAVRAMKFTPTMLIVDLLGTESFPIAEELGIPKYLFFASNAWFLSFVICCPTFDKEVEGNFVDHKEPLKIPGCRELRPRLDVIDIMLDRTDQRFHDFVGIASRILKCSDGILLNTWKELEPITLAALRDENLLGRYSTVPVYPIGPIIRPNESNCSEGKVFDWLDKQPNESVIFVSFGSGGALSHEQMIEIAWGLEFSQQRFIWVIRSATVTTAYAAYFTTDSDVEGPLKYLPEGFIDRTKDLGHVIPLWAPQVEILAHPSVGGFLSHCGWSSTLESLTNGVPMIVWPLFAEQRTNATLLTEELRVAVRSKVPPWKKVVERKEIEEMVRMIMDDQKGFVLRERMKELKESASKVLEEGGSSYNALSQFAKHGESMYMQLANVNVQN, encoded by the coding sequence ATGAGCTCCAAGCAACATGCAGCCATTCTCTGCAGCCCGGGGATGGGGCATCTCATCCCTGTACTCGAGCTCGGAAAACGACTCGTCACACACCAAAACTTCGCCGTCACAATTTTCATCTTCCCGTCTTCCGAGGCGGAACTCAAGGCAGCCGCGTCCACAAAAATATGTGACATCGTCCAACTCCCACCCCCGGACACTTCAAAGCCTACAAACGCGGTCGTAATGATGCGAGAGCTGCGACATGTGTTCCAGTCAGCCGTACGTGCCATGAAGTTCACCCCGACCATGCTTATTGTGGACCTGTTGGGCACCGAATCATTTCCCATTGCCGAGGAGCTAGGGATTCCAAAGTACTTGTTCTTTGCTTCCAATGCATGGTTTTTGTCGTTCGTGATTTGCTGTCCGACATTCGACAAGGAAGTCGAAGGAAACTTCGTTGACCACAAAGAACCGTTGAAGATCCCAGGTTGTAGGGAGTTACGTCCTCGGCTCGATGTCATTGATATTATGTTGGACCGAACCGACCAGCGTTTCCATGATTTTGTTGGGATTGCAAGCCGGATCCTCAAGTGTAGTGATGGGATCTTGCTAAACACGTGGAAGGAGCTAGAGCCCATTACTCTTGCGGCGCTTAGAGATGAGAACTTGTTGGGCAGGTACTCGACAGTGCCCGTTTATCCAATTGGGCCCATAATAAGGCCCAATGAGTCCAACTGTTCGGAGGGTAAGGTGTTTGATTGGTTAGACAAGCAACCTAATGAGTCCGTAATTTTCGTGTCATTTGGTAGCGGTGGGGCTTTGTCGCACGAGCAAATGATTGAGATTGCTTGGGGTTTGGAGTTTAGCCAACAACGATTCATTTGGGTGATACGATCTGCTACCGTAACAACTGCGTATGCGGCTTATTTTACGACTGACAGTGATGTTGAAGGCCCGTTGAAGTACTTGCCTGAAGGGTTTATTGATCGGACCAAGGACCTCGGGCATGTTATTCCTTTGTGGGCCCCACAAGTGGAGATTTTGGCCCATCCATCAGTCGGAGGGTTTTTGTCGCATTGTGGGTGGAGCTCAACCTTGGAGAGCCTAACCAACGGAGTGCCAATGATTGTTTGGCCTCTTTTTGCGGAGCAAAGGACGAACGCCACATTGCTGACAGAAGAGCTAAGGGTGGCGGTGCGGTCGAAAGTACCACCGTGGAAAAAAGTTGTGGAGAGGAAGGAGATCGAGGAAATGGTGAGAATGATTATGGATGACCAAAAAGGCTTTGTTTTGAGGGAAAGAATGAAGGAGCTAAAAGAAAGTGCCTCAAAGGTATTGGAAGAAGGGGGTTCATCTTATAATGCTCTTTCTCAATTTGCAAAGCATGGTGAATCGATGTACATGCAACTTGCCAATGTCAATGTCCAAAACTAA
- the LOC137748899 gene encoding anthocyanidin 3-O-glucosyltransferase 5-like — protein MSSQPHAAILCSPGLGHLIPVLELAKRLVTHRNFTVTIFAIPSPASKTESELLKAAATPKFFDIIELPPPDISGCVGPDATVATVLAVMMREVRPAFRSAILGMESSLRPTVLIVDLFSTETLSIGDELGIPKYVYIASTAWFVALTVYVPVFDKEVEGKYVDQIEPLRIPGCKPVQPEDLVDPMLDRTDQQYLDYVRSCTNLLKSDGILMNTWEDLERKTIDALRDEGLLGRVAKVPVYPIGPLTRPVQSAGSTSTGLREEGLFNWLDKQPCESVIFVSLGSGGTVSFEQMTEMAWGLELSKQRFIWVVRSPAKSTDAAFFTSGNREDDPLTYLPKGFLTRTHDVGLVVHLWVPQVDILSHPSIGGFWSHCGWNSSLESITNGVPMIVWPLHAEQRMNATMLTEELDVAVRSKVLPSKKVVDREEIKEMVRKIMVDKDGEAIRGRVKELKLSAAKAWSVGGSSYNAISQISSGNQRKC, from the exons ATGAGCTCACAGCCACATGCTGCCATACTTTGCAGCCCAGGCCTCGGCCACCTCATCCCCGTCCTCGAACTTGCAAAACGACTTGTCACCCACCGGAATTTCACCGTGACGATCTTCGCCATCCCATCTCCTGCTTCCAAGACTGAGTCTGAGCTCCTCAAGGCAGCCGCCACCCCCAAATTTTTTGACATTATTGAACTCCCGCCGCCCGACATTTCCGGCTGTGTTGGCCCCGACGCTACTGTCGCTACAGTCCTTGCAGTCATGATGCGTGAAGTACGACCCGCGTTTCGGTCAGCCATACTTGGAATGGAGTCTTCTCTTCGTCCTACAGTGCTTATCGTGGACCTCTTCAGCACCGAGACTCTGTCCATCGGCGACGAGCTGGGGATTCCCAAGTATGTTTACATTGCTAGCACTGCATGGTTCGTAGCTTTGACCGTCTACGTGCCAGTTTTTGATAAGGAAGTGGAAGGAAAGTACGTGGACCAGATTGAACCGCTGAGAATTCCGGGTTGCAAGCCCGTTCAGCCCGAAGACCTGGTTGACCCGATGCTGGACCGGACTGACCAACAGTATTTGGATTACGTAAGGAGTTGTACTAATTTGCTGAAGAGTGATGGGATTTTGATGAACACATGGGAGGACTTGGAGCGCAAAACAATAGATGCGTTACGGGATGAGGGACTCTTGGGTAGAGTGGCTAAGGTGCCAGTTTATCCCATTGGACCATTGACGAGGCCGGTCCAATCAGCCGGTTCAACCTCAACCGGTCTAAGGGAGGAGGGCTTGTTTAATTGGCTAGACAAGCAACCTTGTGAATCTGTGATATTTGTGTCATTAGGGAGTGGAGGGACTGTGTCCTTTGAGCAGATGACAGAAATGGCTTGGGGTTTGGAGTTGAGTAAACAAAGATTCATTTGGGTTGTACGATCACCGGCTAAATCCACAGATGCTGCTTTCTTCACTTcag gAAACCGAGAGGATGACCCATTGACATATTTGCCCAAGGGATTCTTAACCCGGACCCATGACGTTGGGTTGGTTGTGCATCTTTGGGTGCCTCAAGTGGACATTTTAAGTCATCCATCAATAGGAGGATTTTGGTCACATTGTGGATGGAATTCAAGCCTCGAGAGCATCACCAATGGAGTACCGATGATCGTTTGGCCACTCCATGCAGAGCAGAGGATGAACGCTACAATGTTGACTGAGGAACTTGATGTTGCCGTCAGATCGAAAGTGCTACCATCGAAGAAAGTGGTTGACAGAGAAGAGATAAAGGAAATGGTGAGAAAAATCATGGTGGACAAAGATGGTGAGGCAATAAGAGGTAGGGTTAAGGAGCTTAAATTAAGTGCTGCCAAAGCATGGAGCGTAGGTGGTTCATCATATAATGCAATTTCTCAAATATCAAGTGGCAATCAAAGAAAATGCTAG
- the LOC137746718 gene encoding anthocyanidin 3-O-glucosyltransferase 5-like — MEMITSSKQQAALLCSPGMGHLIPVLELGKRLVTHQNFTVTIFVISSHTSDAESQLINTAANPKLCRVVELPLPDISGLVAPDAAVVTILAVTMREVRHAFRSALRAMEFCPTVLIVDLFGTESFSIADEFGIPKYVYIPCSAWFLSFMIYGPTLDLEVKGEFTQQKEPIKIPGCRSILPQVDVVDSFQNRTHQQYFDFVEICRQTSKGDGVLVNIWEDLEPNTLAALRDEKLLGRYTNMPVFPIGPLMRPNKPTSLRGNVFDWLDMQLNESVIYVSFGSGGTLSFEQMTELAWGLELSQQRFIWVIRPPTLTADGAFFTGGSGSDDNNPIKYLPKGFLDRTKDIGFIIPLWAPQVDILVHPAIGGFLSHCGWNSILESITNGVPMIAWPLYAEQRMNATLLIKELGVAVRSKIPPWKKVVEREEIEEMVRKIMEDKEGFVLRDRVKKIKESGAKALEKGGSSHNALSQFAKHSELMCMNFVNGGE, encoded by the coding sequence ATGGAGATGATCACCAGCTCAAAGCAACAAGCAGCACTACTGTGCAGCCCAGGCATGGGCCACCTCATCCCAGTCCTCGAGCTCGGAAAACGACTTGTCACGCATCAAAACTTCACTGTCACAATCTTTGTCATCTCATCTCACACCTCTGATGCCGAGTCTCAACTCATTAACACAGCAGCAAACCCAAAACTCTGCCGAGTCGTCGAACTACCACTGCCAGACATTTCCGGCCTTGTTGCCCCAGATGCCGCTGTCGTGACAATCCTTGCGGTCACGATGAGAGAAGTACGACATGCGTTCCGGTCAGCCTTACGTGCCATGGAGTTTTGTCCCACCGTGCTAATCGTAGACCTATTTGGCACCGAATCATTTTCCATCGCCGATGAGTTTGGGATtccaaaatatgtttatatccCTTGTAGTGCATGGTTTCTCTCCTTCATGATTTATGGTCCAACCCTAGATTTGGAAGTCAAAGGGGAGTTCACCCAACAAAAAGAGCCAATCAAAATCCCGGGCTGTAGGTCCATACTTCCACAAGTAGATGTCGTCGACTCTTTTCAGAACCGGACCCATCAGCAATACTTTGACTTTGTTGAGATTTGTAGACAGACTTCGAAGGGTGATGGTGTTCTAGTGAACATTTGGGAGGATCTAGAGCCCAACACTCTTGCAGCACTTAGAGATGAGAAATTATTGGGCCGGTACACAAATATGCCCGTGTTTCCAATTGGGCCACTCATGAGGCCCAATAAGCCAACCAGTTTGAGGGGAAATGTGTTTGATTGGCTTGACATGCAACTAAATGAGTCCGTGATTTATGTGTCGTTCGGAAGCGGAGGGACTTTGTCGTTCGAGCAAATGACCGAACTCGCTTGGGGTTTAGAGCTGAGTCAACAAAGGTTCATTTGGGTGATACGCCCACCTACCTTAACCGCAGATGGTGCCTTTTTCACCGGTGGAAGCGGTAGTGATGACAATAACCCAATAAAGTACTTGCCCAAAGGGTTCTTGGACCGGACCAAGGACATTGGGTTCATCATCCCTTTGTGGGCCCCACAAGTGGACATTTTGGTCCATCCAGCAATTGGAGGGTTTTTGTCGCATTGTGGTTGGAACTCAATCTTAGAGAGCATCACCAACGGAGTACCCATGATCGCTTGGCCACTCTACGCAGAGCAGAGGATGAACGCCACATTGTTAATAAAGGAGCTTGGTGTGGCAGTTCGGTCTAAGATACCACCGTGGAAGAAAGTGGTGGAGAGGGAGGAGATAGAGGAAATGGTGAGAAAGATCATGGAGGACAAAGAAGGTTTTGTGTTGAGAGATAGAGTCAAGAAGATAAAAGAAAGTGGTGCAAAAGCTTTGGAAAAGGGAGGTTCCTCTCACAATGCCCTTTCTCAATTCGCAAAGCACAGCGAGCTAATGTGCATGAACTTTGTAAATGGCGGAGAGTGA
- the LOC137746607 gene encoding cleavage and polyadenylation specificity factor subunit 2-like — protein sequence MGTSVKVMSLCGVYNENPLSYLVSIDGFNFLIDCGWNDHFDPSLLQLLSRVASTVDAVLLSHPDTLHLGALPYAMKQLGLSAPVFSTEPVYKLGLLTMYDQFPSRKEVLDFELFTLDDIDSAFQNVTRLTYAQNHHLSGKGEGIVISSHVSGHLLGGTVWKITKDGEDVIYAMDFNHRKEKHLNGINQSAFVRPAVLITDAYNALNNQPYRRQKDKEFTDTIKKTLRSDGNVLLPIDTAGRVMELVQILESCWTEENLNYPIFFLTYVASSTIDYVKSFLEWMSDAKAKSFEKTRENVFNLKQIRLLVNKSELDNAPDGPKVVLASMASLEAGFSHDIFVEWENDAKNLVLFTNEPKFGSLARMLQADPPPKAVKVTISKRVPLVGDELIAYEEEQNRIRKEEALKASLIKEEESKAFHGADVNTSDPMIIDASNTHPLPDGRFEDNFCFLPIF from the exons ATGGGAACTTCAGTTAAGGTGATGTCGCTGTGCGGCGTATATAACGAGAATCCGCTGTCGTATTTGGTCTCAATCGACGGCTTCAACTTCCTTATCGACTGCGGCTGGAACGACCACTTCGACCCCTCCCTCCTTCAACTCCTCTCGAg GGTAGCTTCGACGGTGGATGCAGTCTTGCTGTCGCATCCGGATACACTTCACCTCGGCGCGCTTCCGTACGCCATGAAGCAGCTCGGCCTGTCAGCTCCCGTCTTCTCCACCGAGCCGGTTTACAAATTAGGTCTCCTCACTATGTATGATCAGTTCCCCTCTCGCAAG GAAGTATTGGACTTTGAGCTTTTTACACTAGATGACATTGATTCTGCATTCCAAAATGTCACCAGATTAACCTATGCACAAAATCACCATCTTTCTG GCAAAGGAGAGGGCATTGTGATTTCTTCCCATGTGTCTGGACATCTCTTGGGTGGTACCGTCTGGAAGATAACAAAGGATGGAGAGGATGTTATATATGCCATGGACTTCAACCATCGAAAAGAGAA GCATTTGAATGGAATTAATCAATCAGCCTTCGTACGCCCTGCTGTTCTGATAACAGATGCCTACAATGCTTTGAACAATCAGCCTTATAGACGCCAAAAGGACAAGGAATTTACAG ATACTATAAAGAAGACTCTGCGATCTGATGGGAATGTGCTATTACCTATTGATACTGCCGGGCGGGTTATGGAACTTGTCCAGATATTGGAATCC TGTTGGACAGAGGAAAATTTGAACTATCCCATCTTCTTCCTAACATACGTTGCATCAAGCACGATCGATTACGTAAAAAGTTTCCTTGAGTGGATGAGTGATGCTAAAGCAAAGTCCTTTGAGAAGACACGTGAGaatgtttttaatttgaa GCAAATCAGACTTTTAGTTAACAAGAGTGAACTTGACAATGCTCCTGATGGTCCCAAG GTTGTTTTAGCATCCATGGCCAGTTTAGAAGCTGGTTTCTCTCATGATATATTTGTTGAATGGGAAAATGATGCCAAGAATCTTGTGCTTTTTACGAACGAGCCCA AGTTTGGAAGTTTAGCTCGCATGCTTCAGGCAGATCCGCCTCCAAAAGCTGTTAAGGTTACCATATCCAAAAGGGTCCCTTTGGTTGGGGATGAACTAATTGCTTATGAAGAAGAGCAGAACAGAATCAGAAAGGAAGAAGCTCTAAAGGCTAGTTTGATAAAAGAGGAGGAATCAAAAGCTTTTCATGGGGCTGATGTCAACACGAGTGATCCAATGATCATTGATGCTAGCAATACGCATCCTTTGCCGGATGGTAGGTTTGAAGACAATTTCTGTTTCCTGCCAATCTTTTGA
- the LOC137748818 gene encoding anthocyanidin 3-O-glucosyltransferase 5-like, producing the protein MSSKPHAAILCSPGLGHLIPALELAKRLVTHQNFTVTIFAIPSPTSKTESELLKAATTPKVFDIIELPPPDISGCVGPDAAVATLLAVMMREVRPAFRSAILGMESSLRPTVLIVDLFSTESLSIGDELGIPKYVYVASTAWLVALTVYVPVFDKEVEGEYVDQTEPLRIPGCNPVQPEDVVDPMLDRTDQQYLEYVRMGTNFAKSDGILMNTWEDLEHKTIDALRDEGLLGRVAKVPVYPIGPLTRPVQSARSTSTGLREEGLFNWLDKQPCESVIFVSLGSGGTVSFEQMTEMAWGLELSKQRFIWVVRPPAKSADAAYFTSGNRDDDPSTYLPKGFLTRTRDVGLVVHLWAPQVDILSHPSIGGFWSHCGWNSSLESITNEVPMIVWPLHAEQRMNATMLTEELGVAVRSKVLPSKKVVDREEIKEMVRKIMVDKDGEAIRGRVKELKLSAAKAWSVGGSSYNAISQISSGNQRKC; encoded by the exons ATGAGCTCAAAGCCACATGCTGCCATACTTTGCAGCCCAGGCCTGGGCCACCTCATCCCCGCCCTCGAACTCGCAAAACGACTTGTCACCCACCAGAATTTCACCGTGACGATCTTCGCCATCCCATCTCCTACTTCCAAGACTGAGTCTGAGCTCCTCAAGGCAGCCACCACCCCCAAAGTCTTTGACATTATTGAACTCCCACCGCCCGACATTTCCGGCTGTGTTGGCCCCGATGCTGCTGTCGCTACCCTCCTTGCAGTCATGATGCGTGAAGTACGACCTGCGTTTCGGTCAGCCATACTTGGAATGGAGTCTTCTCTTCGTCCTACAGTGCTTATCGTGGACCTCTTCAGCACCGAATCTCTGTCCATCGGCGACGAGCTGGGGATTCCCAAGTACGTTTACGTTGCTAGCACTGCATGGTTGGTAGCTTTGACTGTCTACGTGCCAGTTTTTGATAAAGAAGTGGAAGGAGAGTACGTGGACCAGACTGAACCGCTGAGAATTCCGGGTTGCAATCCCGTTCAGCCCGAAGACGTGGTTGACCCGATGCTGGACCGGACTGACCAACAATATTTGGAATATGTAAGGATGGGTACTAATTTCGCGAAGAGTGATGGGATTTTGATGAACACATGGGAGGACTTGGAGCACAAAACAATAGATGCGTTACGGGATGAGGGACTCTTGGGTAGAGTGGCTAAGGTGCCAGTTTATCCCATTGGACCATTGACGAGGCCGGTCCAATCAGCCCGTTCAACCTCAACCGGTCTAAGGGAGGAGGGCTTGTTTAATTGGCTAGACAAGCAACCTTGTGAATCTGTGATATTTGTGTCATTAGGGAGTGGAGGGACTGTGTCCTTTGAGCAGATGACAGAAATGGCTTGGGGTTTGGAGTTGAGTAAACAAAGATTCATTTGGGTTGTACGACCACCGGCTAAATCCGCAGATGCTGCTTATTTCACTTCAG GAAACCGAGACGATGACCCATCAACATATTTGCCCAAGGGATTCTTGACCCGAACCCGTGATGTTGGGTTGGTTGTGCATCTTTGGGCGCCTCAAGTGGACATTTTAAGTCATCCATCAATAGGAGGATTTTGGTCACATTGTGGATGGAACTCAAGCCTCGAGAGCATCACCAATGAAGTACCGATGATCGTTTGGCCACTCCATGCGGAACAGAGGATGAACGCTACAATGTTGACTGAGGAACTTGGTGTTGCCGTCAGATCGAAAGTGCTTCCATCAAAGAAAGTGGTTGACAGAGAAGAGATAAAGGAAATGGTGAGAAAGATCATGGTGGACAAAGATGGTGAGGCAATAAGAGGTAGGGTTAAGGAGCTTAAATTAAGTGCTGCCAAAGCATGGAGCGTAGGTGGTTCATCATATAATGCAATTTCTCAAATATCAAGTGGCAATCAAAGAAAATGCTAG